In a single window of the Raphanus sativus cultivar WK10039 chromosome 9, ASM80110v3, whole genome shotgun sequence genome:
- the LOC108827110 gene encoding probable manganese-transporting ATPase PDR2, which produces MTSFRVGGKVVDKVDLCRKKQWAWRLDVWPFAILYAAWLTTIAHSSIDFTDAMIALGGLVASHILVLLFTAWSVDFKCFVQFSKVNSIDQADACKVTPAKFSGSKEVVPLHFRSQLTGSASSEDIEEIFFDFRKQRFIYSKELGAFSKLPYPTKETFGHYLKCTGHGTEAKVATATEKWGRNVFDYPQPTFQKLMKENCMEPFFVFQVFCVGLWCLDEFWYYSVFTLFMLFMFESTMAKARLKTLTDLRRVRVDSQTVMVYRCGKWAKLLGTDLLPGDVVSIGRPSTQTGGEDKTVPADMLLLVGSAIVNEAILTGESTPQWKVPVVGERSDNKLSIKRDKNHVLFGGTKILQHSPDKSFPLKTPDGGCLAVVLRTGFETSQGKLMRTILFSTERVTANSWESGLFILFLVVFAVIAAGYVLVKGLEDPTRSKYKLLLGCSIIITSVIPPELPMELSIAVNTSLLALSRRGIFCTEPFRIPFAGKVDLCCFDKTGTLTSDDMEFRGVGGLADSEEAETDMSKVPVRTLEILASCHALVFVDNKLVGDPLEKAALKGIDWSYKSDEKALPKKGNGNSVQIMQRYHFASHLKRMSVIVSIQQEYFAYVKGAPETIQDRLVDVPASYIETYKRYTRQGSRVLALAFKRLPDMTASEAREMDRDAVESDLTFAGFAVFNCPIRSDSATILLELKNSSHDLVMITGDQALTACHVASQVHIVSNPVLILGQSRPGDKYKWMSPDGKEIIPYSEKEIETLAETHDLCIGGDSIEMLQATSAILRVIPFVKVFARVAPQQKELILTTFKDVGRGTLMCGDGTNDVGALKQAHVGVALLNAVPPSSPGSESSKDDSKSKSKKPKPPSEPTTSKTAIQNGEGSSKGKITPQNRHLTAAELQRQKLKKMMDELNSDEGDGRSAPLVKLGDASMASPFTAKHASVAPVTDIIRQGRSTLVTTLQMFKILGLNCLATAYVLSVMYLDGVKLGDVQATISGVLTAAFFLFISHARPLQTLSAERPHPSVFSLYLFLSLLGQFAVHITFLIYSVKEAEKHMPEECIEPDATFHPNLVNTVSYMLSMMLQVATFAVNYMGHPFNQSIRENKPFFYALIAGAGFFTVIASDLFRDLNDSLKLVPLPEGMRDKLLLWALLMFVICYSWERLLRWAFPGKIPWWKHKQRSVAANLEKKKKV; this is translated from the exons ATGACGAGCTTTCGTGTGGGAGGGAAGGTGGTGGATAAGGTTGATTTGTGTAGGAAGAAGCAGTGGGCATGGCGTTTGGATGTTTGGCCCTTTGCCATTCTCTATGCTGCTTGGTTGACTACTATAGCTCACAGCAGCATAGACTTCACTGATGCTATGATCGCGCTTGGTGGCCTTGTTGCTTCTCACATCTTAGTCTTGCTTTTCACTGCGTGGTCTGTTGATTTCAAGTGTTTTGTCCAGTTTAGCAAG GTTAACAGTATCGACCAGGCAGATGCATGTAAAGTTACCCCGGCGAAGTTTTCTGGTTCTAAAGAAGTTGTGCCTCTTCACTTTCGTAGCCAA TTGACAGGTTCCGCATCTTCGGAGGACATAGAAGAAATTTTCTTTGACTTCAGAAAGCAGCGTTTTATATACTCAAAAGAGTTAGGAGCCTTTTCCAAGCTTCCTTACCCCACAAAGGAAACTTTTGGTCATTATCTAAAATGTACTGGTCATGGTACAGAAGCTAAAGTTGCTACTGCCACTGAGAAGTGGGGAAGGAACGT ATTTGATTATCCGCAACCTACATTCCAGAAGCTCATGAAAGAAAACTGCATGGAACCATTTTTTGTATTTCAG GTTTTCTGTGTGGGTCTTTGGTGCTTGGATGAGTTCTGGTATTACAGTGTGTTCACACTGTTCATGCTTTTCATGTTCGAGTCAACAATGGCAAAAGCCCGGCTGAAGACATTAACCGACCTAAGACGTGTTAGGGTTGACAGTCAGACTGTGATGGTGTATCGATGCGGGAA GTGGGCGAAGCTCTTAGGTACGGATCTGCTGCCAGGAGATGTTGTGTCCATTGGGAGACCTTCAACTCAAACGGGAGGAGAGGATAAGACAGTACCAGCGGACATGCTTTTACTGGTAGGAAGTGCTATTGTAAACGAAGCCATTTTGACAGGCGAGTCAACTCCCCAATGGAAG GTTCCAGTCGTTGGCGAAAGATCGGATAACAAATTATCGATCAAAAGGGataaaaatcatgttttatttGGCGGGACCAAAATCTTGCAACATTCACCTGACAAG TCATTCCCTCTGAAAACCCCTGATGGTGGCTGTCTAGCTGTTGTTCTCCGAACTGGATTTGAGACAAGCCAAGGAAAACTAATGAGgacaattttattttcaacGGAGAGG GTTACTGCAAACAGTTGGGAGAGTGgtctattcatattatttttagttgtaTTTGCCGTGATAGCTGCGGGTTATGTTCTTGTAAAG GGTCTTGAGGATCCTACACGGAGCAAGTATAAGCTTTTGCTAGGCTGTTCAATTATCATCACCTCAGTGATCCCTCCCGAATTGCCTATGGAATTATCCATTGCTGTCAATACGTCATTACTTGCTCTTTCACGTCGTGGGATATTCTGCACAGAGCCTTTTAGGATCCCTTTTGCCGGGAAG GTTGACTTGTGTTGTTTCGATAAGACTGGTACACTCACATCAGACGACATG GAGTTTCGAGGAGTTGGGGGCTTGGCTGATTCTGAAGAAGCAGAGACTGATATGAGCAAGGTTCCTGTGCGCACATTGGAGATTTTGGCTTCTTGTCATGCCTTGGTCTTTGTAGACAACAAGCTG GTCGGAGATCCTCTTGAGAAGGCTGCACTTAAGGGAATTGACTGGAGTTACAAATCCGATGAAAAGGCCTTGCCCAAAAA GGGAAATGGGAACTCGGTACAGATTATGCAGAGATACCATTTTGCTTCGCATCTGAAGAGAATGTCAGTTATCGTTTCTATTCAGCAGGAATATTTTGCGTATGTGAAG GGTGCACCAGAGACCATCCAAGATAGGCTTGTGGATGTGCCAGCTTCATATATCGAAACGTATAAGAGATACACGCGCCAAGGATCTCGAGTTCTAGCTCTTGCATTTAAACGACTTCCTGATATGACG GCTAGTGAAGCTAGAGAGATGGATAGAGATGCTGTCGAGAGTGACCTTACTTTTGCTGGATTTGCG GTCTTCAACTGCCCCATTAGATCAGATTCAGCCACCATTCTCTTGGAGTTGAAGAATTCATCTCATGATTTG GTGATGATCACAGGTGATCAAGCATTGACAGCTTGTCATGTTGCAAGCCAAGTGCATATTGTATCAAATCCAGTTTTAATCCTCGGTCAATCAAGACCTGGTGACAAATACAAGTGGATGTCACCTGATGGGAAGGAGATCATACCCTACAG TGAAAAAGAGATCGAAACCCTTGCAGAGACCCATGATTTATGCATTGGAGGTGACAGCATTGAAATGCTACAGGCTACATCTGCTATTTTGCGAGTCATTCCGTTTGTCAAG GTTTTTGCAAGAGTTGCTCCACAGCAGAAGGAGCTAATATTAACCACCTTTAAAGATGTAGGAAGGGGAACTCTGATGTGTGGGGACGGGACGAATGATGTCGGAGCATTGAAGCAG GCCCATGTTGGAGTAGCCTTACTGAACGCTGTACCTCCCTCCTCGCCTGGATCAGAATCGTCTAAAGATGATTCAAAGTCGAAGTCGAAAAAGCCCAAACCACCATCAGAACCAACAACTAGCAAAACCGCTATTCAGAACGGGGAAGGGTCGTCAAAGGGAAAGATCACACCCCAAAACCGCCACTTAACTGCTGCGGAGCTGCAGAGACAAAAGTTAAAGAAGATGATGGACGAACTAAACAGCGATGAAGGTGATGGCCGGTCAGCTCCCTTAGTCAAACTTGGGGATGCATCAATGGCGTCTCCCTTCACAGCCAAGCATGCTTCGGTCGCCCCAGTGACGGACATAATCCGACAAGGTCGTAGTACACTCGTGACGACTCTTCAGATGTTCAAAATCCTCGGTCTGAACTGCCTCGCCACAGCTTATGTCCTAAGCGTTATGTACTTGGACGGTGTGAAGCTGGGTGATGTCCAGGCTACGATCAGCGGTGTCTTAACAGCTGCGTTTTTCCTCTTCATATCTCACGCTCGACCGCTACAAACCCTCTCCGCGGAGCGACCTCACCCGAGCGTCTTCTCCCTCtacctcttcctctctctcctcGGACAGTTCGCCGTTCACATAACCTTCTTGATCTACTCGGTCAAGGAAGCTGAGAAACACATGCCGGAGGAATGCATCGAACCAGACGCCACGTTCCATCCCAACCTAGTGAACACGGTGTCGTACATGCTGAGCATGATGCTTCAGGTTGCGACATTTGCAGTGAACTACATGGGACATCCTTTTAACCAGAGCATAAGAGAAAACAAACCCTTCTTCTACGCGCTCATCGCTGGAGCAGGGTTCTTCACGGTGATCGCGTCTGATCTGTTCAGGGACCTGAACGATTCGCTGAAGCTTGTTCCATTACCAGAAGGTATGAGGGATAAGCTTCTCCTATGGGCTTTGCTCATGTTCGTTATCTGCTACTCGTGGGAACGGTTGCTCAGATGGGCTTTCCCCGGTAAGATTCCTTGGTGGAAGCATAAACAAAGAAGCGTCGCTGCAAatctggagaagaagaagaaggtataA
- the LOC108827111 gene encoding protein AMEIOTIC 1 homolog, with protein sequence MSDKVIRPIRMKRSTMDPSYVSSVTSSGKAASSALLKVKLERDNNNNDRSSSSSSGKALVAVKLEKEDSPLLLTTTTTTTTRRRALKRKRLSDLVEKSRRFAKHSFEKQRTSQRELTTRWSTERIDFSEQVIADVLKEKGASFDSPVTRAELRASVRGEIGDTGLLDHLLKHIDGNVTPGGADRFRRCHDTQGTMQYWLESADLLKIKRESGVPDPNWVPPPWWKLHGGGGNGVIKIESRVDDDEQPSASELKEEMDRMKSEIKELVSELALIKRECGITDPDLIPLAQWKIQSSSSHSHGASSAVSSKLREEIDQIKSDIKKLVSKPKLPDHADDANEKLFMEIMSWKVKTDKQIAEISKALTSTQGMVKELVLWKDKVEQKLVGISNNVQANGTNSFNPAPQSWEHILHNANLDDFTVNGFEPWDVDANLIDVLPEAVRPDAYSLPPNARKSSFQDHMWFEEQSVLNSEMQRTESCMTRGDSRSSNQDKAEMPPGPRPDIDDANIDSQETLKELVNWKAKAEQQLMEMSDVVRVCRDRVRNTH encoded by the exons ATGTCAGACAAGGTTATTCGCCCGATCAGGATGAAACGATCCACAATGGATCCCTCCTACGTTTCTTCAGTCACCTCCTCCGGTAAAGCCGCCTCCTCCGCCTTGCTCAAAGTTAAGTTAGAGcgcgacaacaacaacaacgacagatcctcttcctcctcctccgggaAAGCCTTGGTTGCTGTCAAGTTAGAGAAGGAAGACTCTCCTCTTCTCctaaccaccaccaccaccaccaccactaggAGAAGAGCCTTAAAAAGGAAACGACTCTCTGATCTAGTCGAAAAATCCAGAAGATTCGCTAAACACAGCTTCGAGAAACAGAGAACCAGCCAGCGAGAATTGACCACTCGATGGAGTACTGAAAG GATTGATTTCTCGGAGCAAGTGATTGCGGATGTGTTGAAGGAGAAAGGCGCTTCTTTCGACTCCCCTGTGACACGTGCCGAGTTGAGAGCCTCGGTACGTGGGGAGATTGGTGATACGGGGCTCTTGGACCATTTGCTGAAGCATATCGATGGGAATGTGACTCCCGGGGGAGCTGATCGGTTCAGGAGGTGTCACGATACCCAAGGGACCATGCAGTATTGGCTTGAGAGTGCTGATTTGCTCAAGATCAAACGCGAGTCTGGTGTTCCTGATCCTAATTGGGTTCCTCCTCCTTGGTGGAAGCTTCACGGTGGTGGTGGCAACGGTGTGATCAAGATTGAGTCTAgggttgatgatgatgagcaGCCGTCTGCTTCCGAGCTTAAAGAAGAGATGGATAGGATGAAGAG TGAGATCAAAGAGCTTGTGTCTGAATTGGCTCTGATTAAACGTGAATGTGGAATTACTGATCCGGATTTGATTCCCCTTGCTCAATGGAAGATTCAGAGTTCATCATCACATTCGCATGGAGCATCATCTGCTGTCTCCTCGAAGCTTAGGGAAGAAATTGATCAAATCAAGAG TGACATCAAAAAACTTGTATCCAAGCCAAAGTTACCAGATCATGCTGATGATGCAAATGAG AAACTATTTATGGAGATTATGAGTTGGAAGGTAAAGACTGATAAGCAAATTGCTGAGATCTCAAAGGCGTTGACATCAACACAG GGCATGGTTAAGGAACTAGTTTTGTGGAAAGATAAAGTAGAACAGAAGCTGGTGGGAATTTCAAACAATGTGCAGGCAAACGGGACCAACTCCTTCAATCCAGCACCTCAAAGCTGGGAGCATATATTGCATAATGCGAACTTGGATGACTTCACAGTGAATGGTTTCGAACCATGGGATGTTGATGCTAACCTTATCGATGTTCTGCCAGAGGCTGTCAGGCCTGATGCCTACTCGCTTCCACCCAATGCTCGCAAAAGCTCTTTCCAAGACCATATGTGGTTTGAGGAACAGTCAGTGCTCAACTCCGAGATGCAAAGGACAGAAAG CTGCATGACCAGAGGTGATTCCAGAAGCTCCAATCAGGACAAAGCTGAGATGCCTCCAGGTCCAAGACCAGATATTGACGACGCAAATATTGATTCTCAG GAAACATTGAAAGAGTTGGTGAACTGGAAAGCCAAAGCAGAGCAGCAGCTAATGGAAATGTCAGACGTTGTCCGTGTCTGCAGGGATAGAGTCAGAAACACACACTAG